One genomic window of Methanosarcina acetivorans C2A includes the following:
- a CDS encoding helix-turn-helix transcriptional regulator, which translates to MKLELLGTLFLSDKRKDLLLLLMEEPRNIDDIKNILNVTSSAIMTQIKILISQGLIIHEDDLYKLSDIGKVVVKKMRPLLNTLEVFSENMDYWENHNISAIPVHLLDRIDDLGHCEFIEPDLDRMYEIPQKIEEKLTRSAHVMEVSSYFNPAYPSTYVELIKKGADVSLIITKPVFERLKKEYSTALKEYLDRDNAKIFVCDCPIRLASSLVTDHFMALSLFYKNGIYHNHAMMSLEKTALKWGEDLFLHYMKNSKEIREIELEKT; encoded by the coding sequence ATGAAACTGGAACTGTTGGGTACCCTTTTTCTTTCGGACAAAAGAAAAGACCTTCTTCTGCTATTGATGGAGGAGCCCAGGAATATTGATGACATTAAAAACATCCTCAACGTGACTTCAAGTGCGATCATGACCCAGATCAAGATCCTCATCAGCCAGGGGCTTATCATCCATGAAGACGACCTGTACAAGCTATCAGATATCGGAAAAGTGGTCGTTAAAAAAATGAGGCCTCTGCTGAACACCCTGGAAGTATTTTCGGAGAACATGGATTACTGGGAAAACCATAATATAAGTGCTATCCCTGTCCACCTCCTGGACCGGATCGATGACCTCGGACACTGTGAATTCATCGAACCCGACCTGGACAGGATGTATGAAATTCCCCAGAAAATCGAAGAAAAACTGACCCGCTCAGCCCACGTCATGGAAGTCTCATCCTATTTCAACCCTGCTTACCCTTCAACCTATGTAGAGCTTATTAAAAAAGGAGCGGACGTATCCCTGATAATCACAAAACCTGTGTTTGAAAGGTTGAAAAAGGAATACAGCACAGCCCTCAAAGAATACCTGGACAGAGATAATGCAAAAATCTTCGTCTGCGATTGCCCCATAAGGCTTGCTTCAAGCCTGGTAACGGACCACTTCATGGCCCTGTCCCTCTTCTACAAAAACGGGATCTATCATAACCATGCAATGATGAGTCTGGAAAAAACCGCCCTCAAATGGGGAGAAGACCTCTTTTTGCACTATATGAAAAACTCAAAGGAAATAAGGGAAATCGAATTAGAGAAGACCTGA
- a CDS encoding GAF domain-containing protein, with amino-acid sequence MRYIDDRTLIKRNEKGEIVHYQGIVLDITERKLAEEMIKGQNRVLGKLASGAPLEEMLLLLVQNVEKIRPGSRCSIMLLDREKKHLFYCVAPELPAYYIQKTDGIEIGFGAASFGTAAYMKKRVTTDNVMEHPYWTEYRDLAAEAGIKACWSEPIISSSGEVLGVFSMYYGEVHRPEKEDLDFMKTNAQLAAIAVEHKLAEETLKESEHKFRTIFNNINDQLYIREPEGESYMDVNQAVVSRLGYDKEEILKMEAEEIIPAEYWASVRENLKKIQSEGSRVYEAGAVCKDGTVVPLEVSARIIDYEGKKTILSVARDITERKKAEAAQKLNEARLEALVKLNQMTGASLKEITDFAREEAVRLTGSKLGYLAFMDAYETSLIMHSWSKSAMEECAIEDKRFIYPVKTTGLWGEAVRQRKPIITNDYTAPSSLKKGYPKDHVHLTRHMNVPVFDGDRIVAVAGVGNKDEPYDESDLRQLTLLMQGMWQLIQRKQLEDALKAYSEDLSKANDELRSLNRIKAEFMTESLPLMRVDYGDFIDFETWEAIEDQQQKAIDTVINSSERLKHMVDSLLYLSLEQAGKIEYSFGEVEIKKILSDVYLNLVLLIDEKELKVEKELPASLPPIRGDKQKLTDLFTTLMGNSIKFTPHGGTLEVKAEEEEETIHITLKDSGTGIQKRLIPHLFHRIYQVDDSLTRRYQGLESGFYICKNIVNAHEGEIWVESEEGSGTTMHVRLPKKKPETRRMNQIES; translated from the coding sequence GTGAGGTATATAGATGACAGGACCCTTATCAAAAGGAATGAAAAAGGAGAAATAGTTCATTACCAGGGGATAGTCCTGGACATCACCGAACGTAAGCTTGCCGAAGAGATGATCAAAGGGCAAAACCGGGTACTGGGAAAACTAGCGTCGGGAGCCCCCCTGGAAGAAATGCTCCTGCTCCTCGTCCAGAACGTTGAAAAGATCCGGCCCGGTTCGAGATGCTCGATAATGCTACTTGACCGGGAGAAAAAGCACCTCTTTTACTGCGTTGCCCCCGAACTTCCTGCTTATTACATTCAGAAGACCGACGGGATTGAGATCGGTTTTGGGGCGGCGTCTTTTGGAACTGCTGCCTACATGAAAAAAAGGGTTACCACAGATAACGTGATGGAACATCCCTACTGGACTGAATACAGGGACCTTGCGGCTGAAGCCGGGATTAAAGCCTGCTGGTCCGAACCAATCATTTCGTCCTCAGGAGAAGTCCTGGGAGTCTTTTCCATGTACTACGGCGAAGTACACCGGCCTGAAAAAGAAGACCTGGACTTTATGAAAACAAACGCCCAGCTGGCAGCCATTGCAGTTGAACATAAGCTGGCAGAAGAAACCCTCAAAGAATCCGAACACAAGTTCAGGACCATCTTCAATAACATCAATGACCAGCTGTACATCCGCGAGCCCGAAGGAGAAAGTTACATGGATGTAAACCAGGCGGTGGTAAGCAGGCTCGGATATGACAAGGAAGAGATCCTGAAAATGGAAGCCGAAGAGATTATCCCTGCCGAGTACTGGGCCTCGGTCCGGGAGAACCTCAAGAAAATCCAGAGCGAGGGGTCCAGGGTCTATGAAGCCGGGGCGGTCTGCAAGGACGGCACTGTTGTCCCCCTCGAAGTAAGCGCCAGGATCATTGACTATGAAGGCAAGAAAACTATCCTCTCGGTTGCCAGGGACATCACAGAGCGCAAAAAAGCAGAAGCTGCCCAGAAACTGAACGAAGCCAGGCTCGAAGCCCTTGTGAAACTCAACCAGATGACGGGAGCCTCCTTAAAAGAGATCACGGACTTTGCCCGCGAAGAGGCGGTAAGGCTTACGGGCAGCAAACTCGGGTACCTTGCCTTCATGGATGCCTACGAAACCTCCTTGATCATGCACTCCTGGTCAAAGAGCGCCATGGAAGAATGTGCTATCGAAGACAAGCGCTTCATTTATCCCGTAAAGACTACAGGGCTCTGGGGAGAAGCCGTCCGGCAGCGTAAGCCTATAATCACAAATGACTACACAGCCCCGAGTTCCCTGAAAAAAGGATACCCTAAAGACCACGTACACCTTACCCGCCATATGAATGTTCCAGTGTTTGACGGGGACAGGATCGTTGCGGTTGCGGGAGTTGGAAACAAAGACGAGCCCTATGACGAATCGGACCTGCGCCAGCTCACTCTGCTTATGCAGGGCATGTGGCAGCTCATCCAGAGAAAGCAGCTTGAAGACGCCCTGAAAGCTTACTCGGAAGATCTTTCCAAAGCCAATGACGAATTGAGGTCCCTGAACAGGATAAAAGCGGAATTTATGACCGAAAGCCTGCCCCTTATGAGGGTTGACTACGGCGATTTTATTGATTTTGAGACCTGGGAGGCAATTGAAGACCAGCAGCAGAAGGCAATCGACACCGTTATCAACAGCTCGGAAAGGCTGAAACACATGGTTGATTCCCTGCTCTACCTGAGCCTGGAACAGGCAGGGAAGATAGAGTATTCCTTTGGCGAGGTAGAAATCAAGAAGATACTCTCGGATGTTTACCTCAATCTTGTCCTCCTGATTGATGAAAAAGAACTGAAGGTCGAAAAGGAACTCCCTGCAAGCCTCCCGCCTATCCGTGGGGACAAGCAAAAACTGACAGACCTTTTCACGACCCTGATGGGCAACTCTATCAAGTTTACCCCCCACGGCGGAACCCTGGAAGTGAAAGCTGAAGAGGAAGAAGAGACTATCCACATAACGTTAAAGGACAGCGGAACAGGCATCCAGAAAAGGCTTATCCCCCACCTCTTCCACAGGATCTACCAGGTGGACGATTCCCTCACCCGCAGGTATCAGGGCCTTGAATCGGGGTTCTATATCTGCAAAAACATTGTCAACGCCCATGAGGGGGAAATCTGGGTAGAAAGCGAGGAAGGTTCGGGCACAACCATGCATGTAAGGCTCCCTAAAAAGAAGCCTGAAACCCGACGCATGAATCAAATAGAGTCTTGA
- a CDS encoding PAS domain-containing protein — translation MKKFDINLESLINSSPIVIFLCKATENWPVELITENVRNFGHEVEEFTLRGVRYLDIVHPEDKEKVKEEVARCSEKGCAELTQEYRIFTASGEVRWVEVKVLIRRDENGRVSHYQGTLCDATQRKKAEESVQKALKKKNELKNIIKSSPVFVFLCKPEERWPVEFVSENITKLEYTPEDFTSGKIKFEDLIHPEDRKRIRSEVARFSREGYEECT, via the coding sequence ATGAAAAAGTTCGATATAAATCTTGAATCACTAATAAACAGCAGCCCTATAGTCATTTTTTTATGCAAGGCGACTGAAAACTGGCCTGTCGAACTCATCACTGAAAACGTCAGGAATTTCGGCCATGAAGTTGAAGAATTCACATTGAGAGGCGTACGTTACCTTGATATTGTCCACCCTGAAGACAAGGAAAAGGTAAAAGAGGAAGTTGCCAGATGTTCGGAAAAAGGCTGTGCGGAGCTGACCCAGGAGTACAGGATATTTACAGCTTCGGGGGAAGTGCGCTGGGTTGAGGTAAAGGTTCTGATCCGGAGAGATGAAAATGGACGCGTGAGCCATTACCAGGGTACTCTCTGTGATGCTACCCAGCGCAAAAAAGCCGAAGAATCGGTACAAAAGGCGCTGAAAAAGAAGAACGAACTCAAAAACATCATCAAAAGCAGCCCCGTGTTTGTGTTTCTGTGCAAGCCGGAAGAAAGATGGCCTGTTGAATTTGTCTCGGAAAATATTACAAAGCTGGAATATACCCCAGAAGATTTCACCTCAGGAAAAATAAAGTTTGAAGACCTGATACACCCTGAAGACCGGAAAAGAATCCGTTCCGAAGTGGCAAGGTTTTCCAGGGAAGGGTATGAAGAATGCACCTAG
- a CDS encoding phosphate signaling complex PhoU family protein encodes MTKDKRKVQFTGNSTYIVSLPIKWVRDIGLEAGDTLTLTPMPNKTLLVSSSAVSKDHSALKATIDYLHSDSAENNLRILISHYLVGYDVIRLTTKKGFSAYDRKFIKDSVRQKLIGLELVEESRNELVFQCLLNYNDLPLSRVIKNMYGLVLSMLEDSMTALRDHNVEIAEDVIQRDDDVDRFYLLAVRQLKASIEDIELSEKIGIRHPRECLGYRLITKSIERVGDHAVRIARNVLKMESGISLDDPIFKMADLSTKVFESSIDSMQQEDLQAINQIVVEAKKVSQFGVSLEPRSGEGSGSIELSMVLESLRRVSEYSADIAEVSINMNIKQL; translated from the coding sequence ATTACCAAAGATAAAAGAAAAGTCCAGTTTACCGGAAATTCTACCTATATTGTGTCTCTTCCTATAAAATGGGTCCGAGATATAGGGCTTGAGGCCGGAGACACACTGACCCTCACACCCATGCCGAACAAAACCCTGCTGGTTTCCTCCAGTGCGGTTTCTAAAGATCATTCTGCCCTTAAGGCAACTATAGATTACCTTCACTCCGATAGTGCGGAAAACAACCTGAGAATCCTTATTTCTCATTATCTGGTAGGGTATGACGTGATCAGGCTGACCACCAAAAAAGGTTTCAGCGCTTATGATCGCAAATTCATAAAGGACTCTGTGCGCCAGAAACTCATAGGGCTCGAGCTTGTGGAAGAATCCCGAAATGAACTCGTCTTCCAATGTCTTCTCAACTACAACGACCTCCCTCTCAGTCGTGTAATCAAGAACATGTACGGGCTTGTCCTTTCCATGCTTGAGGACTCCATGACCGCCCTTCGGGACCACAATGTGGAGATTGCAGAGGACGTCATCCAGAGGGACGACGATGTTGACCGCTTCTACCTCCTTGCTGTCCGCCAGCTTAAGGCTTCAATTGAAGATATTGAGCTTTCAGAAAAAATCGGAATCAGACACCCACGAGAATGTCTTGGCTACAGGCTTATTACTAAGAGTATCGAGCGTGTAGGAGACCACGCAGTAAGGATTGCCAGGAACGTTCTTAAAATGGAGTCAGGAATCAGTCTTGATGACCCGATTTTCAAGATGGCTGACCTCTCCACGAAAGTGTTTGAAAGCTCCATAGATTCCATGCAGCAAGAAGACCTACAGGCTATAAACCAGATCGTTGTTGAAGCCAAGAAAGTTTCACAGTTTGGAGTTTCTCTGGAACCAAGAAGTGGCGAAGGTTCAGGTAGCATCGAACTCAGCATGGTTCTTGAGAGCCTGAGAAGAGTATCCGAATACAGTGCTGATATCGCAGAAGTCTCAATTAATATGAACATAAAGCAGCTCTAA
- a CDS encoding ABC transporter permease, which yields MKTGFYLKAVFYYFERDLVKWLRGRVTVVSSLVMPAAWLVFVGLALPTKFTDNYLEFITPGILVMTILFSSLQGGSLMIFDKILGFLNKFLAMPSPRESMLYGKILFISIRGLLQATVILLIATVLGVRISNPVNLVLIYLTLFLFSVFFSALSTMIGLHLSDHDSYAAVNSMISMPLFFTSSALMPYDVMPTWLRTLAKLNPVSYAIDSTRMLFEGGIPIHGLIGLTIGAGIMVLLGTYQFRKAVV from the coding sequence ATGAAAACAGGATTCTACTTGAAAGCCGTATTCTACTACTTCGAAAGGGACCTCGTAAAATGGCTCCGGGGCCGGGTAACCGTTGTTTCCTCCCTTGTAATGCCTGCCGCCTGGCTTGTATTTGTCGGGCTTGCCCTCCCCACAAAGTTTACCGATAATTATCTTGAGTTTATCACCCCCGGCATCCTTGTCATGACAATCCTCTTTTCCTCCCTTCAAGGAGGATCACTCATGATTTTTGATAAAATCCTGGGTTTTTTGAATAAATTTCTAGCCATGCCTTCCCCCCGGGAAAGCATGCTATACGGAAAAATCCTCTTTATCAGCATAAGGGGCCTCCTGCAGGCAACCGTAATCCTCCTGATAGCCACCGTCCTCGGAGTAAGAATATCAAACCCTGTAAACCTGGTCCTGATATATCTAACCCTGTTCCTGTTCTCAGTATTTTTCTCCGCCCTCTCAACCATGATAGGACTGCATTTAAGCGACCATGACAGCTATGCAGCCGTGAACAGCATGATCAGCATGCCCCTGTTTTTCACAAGCAGCGCCCTCATGCCCTACGACGTCATGCCCACCTGGTTGAGAACACTGGCAAAACTAAATCCTGTCAGCTATGCCATAGACAGCACAAGAATGCTGTTTGAAGGAGGAATCCCTATCCACGGGCTCATAGGCCTTACCATAGGAGCCGGAATAATGGTACTCCTCGGAACATATCAGTTCCGGAAGGCAGTTGTGTGA
- a CDS encoding ABC transporter ATP-binding protein: protein MIEIRELSKSFGKLIAVDKLDLDVGNEIFGLLGPNGAGKSTTVMMLTTLLKPSSGTAKVCGYDIVRESKKVRAKISYVPQDMAVDRKLTGRENVLLYAKLYGIPNRNSKVDEVLEMMALSDRAGDLVKTYSGGMRRRLELAQALVHEPEVLFLDEPTLGLDVSGRKKIWEHIRMLKAEGMTIFMTTHYLEEAEKYCNRVAIIDKGQIAAVGSPENLISSIGENASLNDVFLEKVKTPEEQAGFNSTQFRNLLRRR, encoded by the coding sequence GTGATAGAGATAAGAGAATTATCAAAATCCTTCGGAAAACTGATTGCCGTTGATAAGCTCGACCTTGATGTAGGAAACGAGATCTTCGGCCTCCTGGGACCCAACGGGGCAGGCAAAAGTACGACGGTCATGATGCTCACAACCCTGCTAAAACCCAGCAGTGGAACTGCAAAGGTCTGCGGGTATGATATTGTAAGGGAATCAAAAAAAGTGAGGGCAAAGATAAGCTACGTCCCCCAGGATATGGCAGTGGACCGAAAACTCACAGGCAGGGAAAACGTGCTGCTTTATGCAAAACTCTACGGGATTCCGAACCGAAACTCAAAGGTCGACGAAGTGCTTGAGATGATGGCCCTCTCGGACCGGGCAGGCGACCTTGTCAAAACATACTCGGGAGGAATGAGAAGGCGACTTGAACTTGCCCAGGCCCTTGTACACGAGCCTGAAGTCCTTTTTCTGGACGAGCCCACCCTCGGCCTGGACGTAAGCGGCAGAAAGAAAATATGGGAACACATCAGGATGCTAAAAGCCGAAGGGATGACCATTTTCATGACCACACACTACCTTGAAGAGGCAGAAAAGTACTGCAACAGAGTTGCCATTATTGATAAGGGCCAAATAGCAGCTGTCGGTTCCCCTGAAAACCTGATAAGTTCCATCGGAGAAAATGCCTCTCTCAATGACGTCTTCCTCGAGAAAGTCAAGACCCCTGAAGAGCAGGCAGGGTTTAATTCAACCCAGTTCAGAAACCTTCTGAGGCGGAGATAA
- a CDS encoding energy-coupling factor transporter transmembrane component T family protein, translating to MIGARSIAEPTIKDTIIHRMDPRAKILILISTVFVAVTLDNPETMLLLFLIILSGFALARMPAIKLKTLAILLTLLIWGTIYSQALFYSQLPRTVIFTIISPDVPVLGWLTSGGLFVYAEGLHHGAIQGLRSASILSLGLLMCWTTDSRDMLNGLVGLKVPYSAAFMVVTAVRFLPIIITEVLTVVTVQRLRGFNPKRFGSGIVKTSLNILTPTLSNCVRRTGTLAVSIQSRAFRANPDRTYLKKLKFSEFDKAVVAVCIFAAISIVLIKLLYNMYTGGIYYSAGLRPVYALARGYL from the coding sequence ATGATAGGTGCCAGATCAATTGCAGAACCGACGATTAAAGACACAATAATTCACAGGATGGACCCGCGGGCAAAAATCCTGATCCTTATCTCCACGGTTTTTGTAGCGGTAACCCTGGACAATCCCGAAACCATGCTTCTGCTGTTTCTGATCATACTTTCCGGATTTGCACTTGCAAGAATGCCGGCAATAAAGCTCAAAACCCTTGCAATATTACTCACGCTTTTGATCTGGGGAACTATCTACTCTCAGGCCCTTTTTTATTCCCAGCTTCCAAGGACCGTGATTTTTACCATAATCAGCCCTGATGTTCCGGTCCTTGGCTGGCTGACAAGCGGAGGGCTGTTCGTATATGCAGAAGGGCTTCATCACGGCGCAATTCAGGGTTTAAGGTCGGCTTCGATCCTGTCTCTCGGGCTCCTGATGTGCTGGACCACGGACTCAAGGGATATGTTAAACGGGCTTGTGGGGCTAAAAGTCCCTTACAGCGCAGCTTTTATGGTGGTTACAGCAGTCCGTTTCCTACCGATAATAATCACCGAAGTCCTGACCGTGGTCACGGTCCAGAGGCTCAGGGGTTTTAACCCTAAAAGGTTCGGGTCAGGGATCGTAAAAACGTCCCTTAATATCCTGACCCCGACACTCTCAAACTGCGTAAGGAGAACGGGCACCCTTGCAGTTTCGATCCAGAGCCGGGCTTTCCGGGCAAACCCGGACAGGACCTACCTCAAAAAACTGAAGTTTTCGGAATTTGATAAGGCAGTGGTTGCGGTCTGTATTTTTGCTGCAATAAGTATTGTGCTCATAAAGCTGCTTTACAATATGTATACAGGCGGAATTTATTATAGTGCAGGTTTAAGACCTGTTTATGCGCTTGCAAGGGGATACCTGTGA
- a CDS encoding ABC transporter ATP-binding protein: MIEIKDLWYTYPGRTEPTLKGVNLKIEEGEFVLLTGPTGCGKSTLLKTLNGIIPHESGGVFSGSIRVNGIETRNSNQMELSSAVGLVFQNPDDQIFSTSVEDEVAFGPENLCLDREEIDKKVEEALRMVGMAEHRLDSTNALSGGQKQRICIASMLAMMPEILAMDEPVSQMDPLGTREILNTVRELNRELKITILLVEHRLHELMSFADRVVIMDGGKIVLDQPTSKAFDYIEVFHRLGLRVPEPVELCHTLGIKASPLSAEEALAVLGAGNCKEKVKTPRNFSNPEEETGRRTDPAERNEFVNTGSGNIKYGDNRSENKGSENRDSIISIRDLWSGYEKNRMVLKGINLEIRKGERVAIMGTNGSGKSTLLLNLAAMLKPYKGSVKVFGGDIQPRNSYSFAGRVGFVFQNPDLMLFCDSVDEEARFGPFQLKYKDIEERTKTSLEAMSILDLRQDLPQSLSRGQRLRTAVASVLSIDPEIILLDEPTTGQDRVNIEHMMNYFKDNCSTLVFCTHDIEIAMLYATRLLVMDDGRIIADGKGREVIKNIEILKQASLTQPPVVEIANYLGVDAISITELVEVLTRRSSEVKKDDGENYERMSSELTNSELADSGVVNSELADSGVVNSEGIKC; encoded by the coding sequence ATGATAGAGATCAAAGATCTGTGGTACACTTATCCCGGCAGAACGGAACCGACGTTAAAAGGGGTCAACCTGAAAATAGAGGAAGGGGAATTCGTCCTCCTTACAGGCCCTACAGGCTGCGGGAAAAGCACTTTGCTAAAAACCCTTAACGGCATAATTCCCCATGAATCCGGTGGGGTATTTTCAGGCAGCATCCGGGTCAACGGGATAGAAACCAGAAACTCAAACCAGATGGAACTCTCAAGCGCTGTAGGCCTTGTTTTTCAGAACCCCGATGACCAGATCTTTTCCACAAGCGTTGAGGACGAGGTAGCCTTCGGGCCCGAAAACCTCTGTCTGGATAGAGAAGAGATCGATAAGAAGGTCGAAGAAGCCCTTCGGATGGTCGGGATGGCAGAACACAGGCTGGATTCAACGAATGCCCTTTCCGGAGGACAGAAGCAGAGGATCTGCATTGCAAGCATGCTTGCGATGATGCCTGAAATCCTTGCCATGGACGAGCCCGTAAGCCAGATGGACCCCCTGGGCACCCGGGAAATCCTTAACACCGTGAGAGAACTCAACAGGGAACTGAAGATAACCATCCTGCTGGTTGAGCACAGGCTGCACGAACTTATGTCTTTTGCAGACAGGGTTGTCATAATGGACGGCGGAAAAATAGTCCTTGACCAGCCCACCTCAAAAGCTTTTGATTATATTGAGGTCTTCCACAGGCTGGGGCTTCGGGTTCCCGAACCTGTTGAACTCTGCCACACCCTGGGGATAAAGGCCAGCCCCCTCAGTGCGGAGGAGGCTCTTGCCGTGCTGGGCGCTGGAAATTGTAAAGAAAAAGTAAAAACTCCCCGAAACTTTTCAAACCCGGAAGAAGAAACTGGCAGACGAACTGACCCTGCAGAAAGGAACGAATTTGTAAACACCGGTTCCGGAAATATAAAGTATGGAGACAATAGGTCTGAGAATAAGGGTTCTGAAAATAGAGATTCTATAATATCTATCCGGGACCTTTGGTCAGGATATGAAAAAAACAGGATGGTGCTCAAGGGTATAAACCTGGAAATCCGGAAAGGGGAAAGAGTTGCAATCATGGGAACAAACGGCTCGGGCAAATCAACCCTGCTTCTGAACCTTGCAGCCATGCTTAAACCGTATAAAGGGAGTGTAAAGGTCTTCGGGGGAGACATCCAACCAAGAAACTCATATTCTTTTGCCGGGAGGGTCGGATTCGTATTCCAGAACCCTGACCTAATGCTCTTCTGTGATTCGGTTGATGAAGAGGCCAGATTCGGGCCATTCCAGTTAAAGTACAAGGATATCGAGGAAAGGACAAAGACCTCCCTTGAAGCCATGTCGATTCTGGATCTCAGGCAGGACCTCCCACAGTCCCTGAGCCGGGGACAGAGGCTCAGGACAGCCGTTGCCTCGGTGCTTTCCATAGATCCCGAGATCATTCTCCTTGACGAGCCCACAACAGGGCAGGACAGGGTGAATATCGAACATATGATGAATTATTTCAAAGATAACTGCTCCACACTGGTTTTCTGTACCCATGATATCGAGATTGCAATGCTCTATGCTACAAGGCTCCTTGTGATGGATGATGGCAGGATTATAGCAGACGGGAAGGGAAGAGAGGTCATAAAGAACATCGAAATCCTGAAGCAAGCTTCCCTTACCCAGCCCCCGGTTGTTGAGATTGCGAATTATCTGGGAGTGGACGCTATTTCAATTACGGAACTTGTTGAAGTGCTGACCCGGAGAAGTTCTGAAGTGAAAAAAGATGATGGGGAAAATTATGAAAGAATGAGTTCCGAATTGACAAATTCCGAACTGGCAGATTCCGGAGTGGTAAATTCCGAACTGGCAGATTCCGGAGTGGTAAATTCCGAAGGGATAAAATGCTGA